A single Perca flavescens isolate YP-PL-M2 chromosome 2, PFLA_1.0, whole genome shotgun sequence DNA region contains:
- the LOC114548040 gene encoding lipopolysaccharide-induced tumor necrosis factor-alpha factor homolog, with the protein MANTLVSVVTASPLGDSPVQVVCPECHQSVLSKVDYSSGLLTYLFCGGLFFCGHTRYYTEFEDVTLHFGKLHSLN; encoded by the exons ATGGCAAATACACTGGTGTCAGTCG TGACAGCCTCCCCGTTGGGAGACAGTCCAGTTCAGGTTGTCTGTCCAGAGTGTCATCAGTCAGTACTCTCCAAGGTGGACTACTCCTCTGGTTTGCTGACTTACCTTTTCTGTGGAGGACTCTTCTTCTGTGG CCATACACGATACTACACtgaatttgaagatgtcaccctGCATTTTGGGAAATTACACAG CCTCAACTGA
- the LOC114562185 gene encoding uncharacterized protein LOC114562185: protein MEVPCNFALETYACAQLANFTANQLVSLIECNLPGNSKYSKVLWKMLLTKLSFVLDPALDVLANMPMATVGPSASQILDVIWEMRVSLLTDEQLMNSSVIAKWFSGRLSKFLPPESGSFLRCLSSRNLSCASYQQILQELIRNFNTLTGNQRLGIFNDFVLRFLSQPNSGSGCGSVSNGSAEWLMQNLGPFSEFLSLQQLLALNPYFNPLEALQLLTPVQDAELVLTFPTSVEKSVVINMVFDYLTKSPDETDFRSFLRYLVYYHFQVCQNGLGHSYSFSCCSFRHRDHQDAVILVHTTNTVLQLDLSGGMTKRVCDFAVEEFACTSLSTLQAADLAAVLACNRSSNSSGSRPAWKLLLSKASNVLDAALDLLTNTTLDPSNPAVSVILDSILEIRLDTFSTASLNDPAFSQRLRPFLPAVSPDFLSCLSRKGLDCSTYQHIVQILSSVQPRMTLTRQISVYTHFIKAYLTSNNTKSSCSSNTSNSGEWLQKNFGGFSVFASFQDLQMIYPNFIAMEALPQLTIRQLADVSATPNQLTSPDQVAMVMQYIPSQFFADFFDDFSPAILGHEDMLPIVVRSAMLQVVFDRANLSDPAVSDSVVSLWLQKRLPPLLVDLSPEHVAPFFRILAGRNCSIEQQGVEDLNSTISSLSDVTQKEIYNNIVQILTEPIPLQCYGDNYNRSFYSFLESSFMGFQFPNVTTFLSLMPLDRVHQLVNSIPPSDLADFLRRPDVVDNDAELCVIYSNYVQTSMFLETESLPEVVRRPTLPCVWPMALSSSEWSEVNAWFDQRLPSYLGFLTKSLISPNITHNSSCLAFQKLVSVLGKYYYTGADFTRPDVFNTIRAYLTSATVPRCYNPSDPKLNSTAWFVEYIGLFMPFLTLEDLQMFGSAQVIQVFTVNPLNIALVNNSGLPLNLTNYYTQLIYQQDSNFNPLLLPLLWRCVAPGPAFSQLTSEESNIVLQYLTTLCTALNPQVAAALAGNFGDNINAAAITALGSQSSGLSTGQIKMIKPEDLYAALSILSSVTDWNEGQARAIILSLMSSGLVKINSSSTLFMLGSLVVGVPAETFGSISGSQLITSSKNPSFLGYVLSAPQIVQQIFVTQIVSVNSNSDTIIQNVPDEMATQIPRAQLLGFSNNGRVITTLNQKTWKPQQVELFFENIAVESATTVLGSPNNLSSSLLQGFTCTGVRNVEKVQIKKLIKACRRKGRKKVPLVETQLTCMYNYIKNDSDATSFDLYPPDVLLYYDYSLVLQASCRFYFQELAEADFSVFSSVLSYKLTALFANARSCLGITNTTLTADTISVLGNMCCTLDGTYIKNSDPSILEKLKNCPDLTNAQAAAVEALLQSGKTQYGAPSTWDYQTLKNLGMLPLYLTSTFYSNFDKKTKQMFLEYFLKVIASNRVDIQKKRRMMEEIRKSNRNQVKSKRSIVNGCTVGTITQVTISDETFPFNYDDITQFNCCLSASTVKDNLAAITMKVDQVEYLQIVLSKLREAYAANSTIPEDQVQVLGPASRVASISDINLWTITQIDTLSALMDPSNGPWDPSLAKAIISKYLSNEGNTLGSAELSAIGGANLCSLDVDVLKNISQQSLKEADALMVSNCTTEKKKVLFTIATQAFATMTRSTFPVSSYQLTQPFIGGASLDYVRSLVPSNINMDMATFTSLDPNVVLNLTVSDVQGLLGSNVADLKSYENQTLVQNWITRQSQTQLNTLGVGLVGGRVTPPTTGSPTTTNSQTTTTGSPTTTNSPNTGSPTTTNSPNTGSPTTTNSPNTGSPTTTNSQTTTTGSPTTTNSPNTGSPTTTNSPNTGSPTTTN from the exons ATGGAAGTTCCCTGCAATTTTGCCTTGGAGACATATGCATGTGCACAG CTGGCGAACTTCACAGCCAATCAGCTGGTGTCTCTTATAGAGTGTAACCTGCCTGGAAACAGCAAGTACTCCAAAGTGCTGTGGAAGATGCTGCTGACGAAGCTATCATTTGTCTTGGATCCAGCTCTGGACGTGCTGGCTAACATG CCCATGGCCACGGTTGGTCCATCGGCGTCTCAGATTTTGGATGTGATTTGGGAGATGAGAGTGTCACTGCTGACTGATGAGCAGCTGATGAACAGCAGTGTCATCGCGAAGTGGTTCTCCGGCCGTCTGAGCAAGTTCCTGCCACCTGAATCAGGAAGCTTCCTGCGCTGTCTGAGCAGCAGAAACCTCAGCTGTGCTTCATACCAGCAAAT ACTGCAGGAACTGATCCGCAATTTTAATACCCTCACTGGAAATCAACGGCTTGGGATCTTCAATGATTTCGTCCTCCGTTTCCTGTCACAGCCAAACTCAG GTTCAGGCTGTGGGTCTGTTTCCAACGGCAGTGCAGAGTGGCTAATGCAGAATCTGGGTCCATTTTCTGAGTTTTTGTCCCTTCAACAGCTGCTTGCTCTCAACCCATACTTCAACCCT CTAGAGGCCCTACAACTCCTTACTCCGGTACAGGATGCAGAGCTGGTGTTGACTTTTCCTACTTCTGTAGAGAAATCCGTCGTCATAAATATGGTTTTTGATTACCTGACTAAGTCTCCTGATGAGACGGACTTTCGCTCGTTCCTTCGCTACCTTGTCTATTACCATTTCCAG GTTTGCCAGAATGGACTTGGCCATTCCTACAGTTTCTCTTGCTGCAGCTTCAGACATCGCGATCACCAAGATGCAGTTATCCTTGTACACACCACCAA CACAGTGCTGCAGCTCGACCTCAGCGGAGGGATGACCAAACGTGTCTGTGACTTTGCTGTTGAGGAATTTGCCTGTACCTCA CTGTCAACGCTGCAAGCAGCAGATCTGGCAGCGGTGTTGGCATGTAATCGCTCCTCCAACTCCAGCGGCTCGAGACCAGCCTGGAAGCTTCTCCTCTCCAAAGCCTCAAATGTGCTGGATGCAGCTCTGGATCTTCTAACCAACACG aCTCTGGACCCCAGTAATCCTGCAGTTTCAGTGATTTTAGACTCTATACTTGAAATCCGATTGGACACATTCAGCACGGCCAGCCTCAACGATCCCGCCTTCAGTCAGCGGCTTCGCCCATTCCTGCCCGCTGTTTCCCCCGATTTCCTCTCATGTCTCAGCAGGAAGGGGTTGGACTGCAGCACCTATCAGCACAT CGTGCAGATTTTGAGCAGCGTCCAGCCGCGCATGACACTCACCAGGCAGATTTCTGTCTACACACACTTCATCAAGGCTTACCTGACCTCGAATAACACAA aATCCAGCTGCAGCTCAAACACCAGCAACAGTGGAGAATGGCTGCAGAAGAACTTCGGAGGATTTTCTGTCTTCGCGTCCTTCCAGGACCTGCAGATGATTTATCCCAACTTCATAGCG atgGAAGCCTTACCGCAGCTGACCATCAGACAGCTGGCTGACGTGTCGGCCACACCCAACCAGCTCACCTCTCCTGACCAGGTTGCCATGGTGATGCAGTATATTCCCAGCCAATTCTTCGCTGACTTCTTTGATGACTTCTCACCTGCTATCCTG GGTCACGAAGACATGTTGCCCATTGTGGTGAGGTCAGCCATGTTGCAAGTTGTGTTTGATCGGGCAAACCTCTCAGATCCCGCGGTGAGTGATTCAGTTGTATCGCTGTGGCTCCAAAAACGACTGCCCCCCCTGCTGGTTGACCTGTCACCGGAGCATGTCGCACCGTTCTTCAGAATACTGGCGGGAAGAAACTGCAGTATCGAGCAGCAGGG tGTTGAAGACCTGAATTCAACAATCTCCTCTCTCAGTGATGTTACACAGAAAGAAATCTACAACAACATCGTTCAGATTCTCACAG AACCGATACCTCTGCAGTGCTACGGTGACAACTACAACCGCAGTTTCTACAGTTTCCTGGAGAGCTCATTCATGGGATTCCAGTTTCCCAACGTCACCACCTTCCTGTCCCTCATGCCTCTCGACAGGGTgcatcag CTGGTGAACTCCATACCTCCATCAGATCTTGCAGATTTTCTCCGTCGCCCTGACGTAGTCGACAACGATGCAGAGCTCTGTGTGATCTACAGCAACTACGTCCAGACATCGATGTTCCTAGAGACC GAGTCTCTCCCGGAGGTGGTGCGGCGGCCCACCCTGCCTTGCGTCTGGCCCATGGCGCTCAGCAGCTCCGAGTGGTCAGAGGTCAACGCCTGGTTTGACCAACGCCTCCCCAGCTATTTGGGCTTCCTCACAAAGAGTCTAATCAGCCCCAATATCACACACAACTCTTCCTGCCTGGCCTTCCAAAAGCT TGTTTCTGTCCTTGGGAAATACTACTACACTGGTGCAGACTTTACGAGACCAGATGTGTTCAACACCATCAGAGCATATCTTACCTCAG CGACGGTGCCAAGGTGTTACAACCCCAGCGATCCCAAACTAAACTCCACAGCCTGGTTTGTTGAGTACATCGGCCTTTTCATGCCTTTCCTCACTCTGGAGGATCTTCAGATGTTTGGATCTGCACAG gTTATCCAGGTGTTCACGGTGAACCCTCTGAACATCGCTCTCGTCAACAACTCCGGTTTACCTCTCAACCTCACCAACTACTACACCCAGCTCATTTATCAACAGGACAGCAACTTCAACCCCTTACT aCTTCCTCTGTTGTGGCGGTGTGTCGCTCCTGGTCCAGCATTCAGCCAGCTAACATCAGAAGAAAGTAATATAGTTCTACAGTACCTGACCACTCTCTGTACAGCCCTGAACCCACAg GTTGCTGCAGCTTTGGCAGGTAACTTTGGTGACAACATCAATGCTGCGGCCATTACTGCCCTCGGTAGCCAAAGCAGCGGCCTGTCCACCGGTCAGATCAAGATGATAAAGCCTGAGGATCTATATGCTGCCCTCTCCATTCTCAGCAGTGTTACAGACTGGAATGAAGGCCAGGCCAGGGCCATCATCCTGTCTCTGATGTCTTCAGGGCTTGTGAAG ATCAACAGCTCGTCAACGTTGTTCATGCTGGGCTCTCTTGTTGTCGGTGTTCCTGCAGAAACGTTCGGCAGCATCAGTGGCTCCCAGCTGATTACTTCATCCAAAAATCCTTCATTCCTGGGATACGTGCTGTCCGCTCCACAGATCGTCCAGCAGATCTTTGTTACTCAG ATCGTATCAGTGAACAGCAACAGTGACACGATCATACAGAACGTTCCAGATGAAATGGCCACTCAGATCCCTCGTGCTCAGCTGCTGGGCTTCTCGAATAACGGCAGGGTTATCACCACACTCAACCAGAAGACATGGAAACCACAGCAG gtTGAGTTATTCTTTGAAAATATCGCTGTGGAATCTGCGACCACAGTGCTGGGAAGTCCCAACAA tttgtcATCCTCTTTGCTGCAAGGGTTCACGTGCACCGGAGTGAGGAATGTTGAAAAGGTGCAGATCAAGAAGCTGATTAAAGCCTGCCGGAGGAAAGGCAGGAAGAAGGTCCCATTGGTCGAGACTCAG CTGACCTGCATGTATAACTACATTAAAAATGACTCAGATGCCACCAGCTTCGACCTCTATCCTCCTGACGTGCTGCTGTACTATGA tTACTCCCTGGTGCTACAGGCCAGCTGCAGGTTCTATTTTCAAGAGCTGGCAGAAGCAGACTTCTCCGTCTTCTCCTCCGTCCTCAGCTACAAACTGACCGCTCTGTTTGCTAATGCCAGGAGCTGCCTG GGTATAACAAACACGACATTGACTGCAGATACTATATCGGTGTTGGGAAACATGTGCTGCACTCTGGATGGTACCTACATCAAGAACTCTGACCCGTCCATCTTGGAAAAACTCAAGAACTGCCCGGACCTCACCAACGCTCAGGCGGCTGCTGTTGAAGCTCTACTGCAGAGCGGGAAAACACAGTATGG AGCTCCATCAACATGGGACTACCAGACTCTGAAGAACCTCGGGATGTTACCGCTGTACTTGACCTCAACCTTCTACAGTAACTTTGACAAA AAAACAAAGCAGATGTTCTTGGAGTACTTCCTCAAAGTTATTGCGAGCAACCGAGTGGACATACAGAAGAAGCGGAGAATGATGGAAGAAATAAGAAAGTCCAATAGAAACCAAGTCAAGTCAAAGCGATCTATCG TAAACGGGTGCACAGTTGGAACGATCACCCAGGTGACCATCAGCGATGAGACGTTCCCCTTCAACTATGACGACATAACTCAGTTCAACTGCTGCCTCAGCGCCTCGACTGTGAAGGACAACTTGGCAGCCATCACTATGAAGGTGGACCAGGTGGAATACCTCCAGATTGTTCTCAGCAAGTTGCGAGAG GCTTACGCTGCCAACTCCACTATCCCAGAAGATCAGGTTCAGGTCCTAGGCCCAGCGTCCCGTGTGGCGTCCATAAGTGACATCAACCTGTGGACTATCACTCAGATCGACACACTCTCTGCTTTGATGGACCCGTCCAACGGGCCGTGGGACCCAAGTCTG GCTAAGGCCATCATCTCTAAGTATCTGAGTAATGAAGGGAACACACTGGGCAGTGCTGAGCTCAGTGCCATCGGAGGAGCCAACCTTTGCTCCCTGGACGTCGATGTTTTGAAGAACATTTCCCAACAAAGCCTTAA AGAGGCCGACGCCCTGATGGTGTCCAACTGCACCACGGAGAAAAAGAAAGTACTGTTCACCATTGCCACACAAGCATTTGCCACAATGACCCGCTCAACTTTCCCCGTTTCCTCCTACCAGCTCACACAACCTTTCATCG GGGGTGCATCTCTAGACTATGTCCGAAGTTTGGTGCCCTCCAACATCAACATGGACATGGCTACCTTCACCAGTCTGGATCCGAACGTTGTACTG AACCTGACTGTTAGTGACGTCCAAGGTCTGCTTGGCTCCAACGTGGCTGATTTAAAGTCCTATGAAAACCAAACGCTGGTACAGAACTGGATCACCAGGCAGTCCCAGACACAGCTCAACACACTGGGAGTGGGGCTTGTGGGAGGCAGAGTTACCCCTCCGACCACCGGTTCCCCAACCACCACCAACTCTCAGACAACCACCACCGGCTCCCCAACCACCACCAACTCTCCGAACACCGGCTCCCCAACCACCACCAACTCTCCGAACACCGGCTCCCCAACCACCACCAACTCTCCGAACACCGGCTCCCCAACCACCACCAACTCTCAGACAACCACCACCGGCTCCCCAACCACCACCAACTCTCCGAACACCGGCTCCCCAACCACCACCAACTCTCCGAACACCGGCTCCCCAACCACCACCAAC